One Natronincola ferrireducens DNA segment encodes these proteins:
- the asnS gene encoding asparagine--tRNA ligase, whose amino-acid sequence MKSVLIKDIYRNTEKYEGQTVIIEGWIRTLRASKAFGFIEVNDGSFFKNIQVVFEEGLENFAEISKLSISTSIRVEGKLELTPGAKQPFEIKAISIDVEGSSNSEYPLQKKRHSFEFLREIAHLRPRSNTFSAVFRVRSLAAFAIHKFFQERGFVYTHTPIITGSDAEGAGEMFRITTLDPKNPKVDEQGEVDFTKDFFGKETSLTVSGQLQGEAYALAFRNIYTFGPTFRAENSHTARHASEFWMIEPEIAFADLEDNMELAEEMLKYIINYVIENAPEEMEFFNNFVDKGLLDRLNNVVNAEFARVTYTEAIELLKKSGQTFEYPLEWGCDLQTEHERYLTEKIFKKPVFVTDYPKDIKAFYMKLNEDGKTVAAMDLLVPGVGEIIGGSQREDKLELLEQRMDDMGLNKEDYWWYLELRKYGSTRHAGYGLGFERAIMYLTGVSNIRDVISFPRTPKSAEF is encoded by the coding sequence ATGAAATCTGTACTGATTAAGGATATTTATCGAAACACAGAAAAATATGAAGGTCAAACAGTAATAATTGAAGGTTGGATTAGAACATTAAGAGCATCAAAGGCATTTGGGTTTATTGAAGTAAATGACGGTAGCTTTTTTAAGAATATTCAAGTTGTATTTGAGGAGGGTCTAGAAAACTTTGCTGAAATATCAAAGCTTTCTATTAGCACATCTATTAGAGTAGAAGGGAAGCTAGAGCTAACACCTGGGGCTAAACAACCCTTTGAAATTAAAGCAATAAGCATTGATGTAGAAGGTAGTTCCAATAGCGAATATCCGTTACAAAAGAAAAGACATTCCTTTGAATTTTTAAGAGAAATTGCTCATTTAAGACCTAGAAGCAATACTTTTTCAGCGGTATTTAGAGTACGCTCTTTAGCTGCTTTTGCAATTCATAAGTTCTTTCAAGAAAGAGGATTTGTTTACACCCACACTCCAATTATTACGGGAAGTGATGCAGAGGGAGCAGGAGAAATGTTTAGAATTACAACATTAGATCCTAAAAATCCTAAAGTAGATGAGCAGGGAGAAGTTGATTTTACAAAGGACTTCTTTGGTAAAGAAACAAGCTTGACAGTTAGTGGACAGCTGCAAGGAGAAGCATACGCATTGGCTTTTAGAAATATATATACTTTTGGACCAACATTTAGAGCTGAAAACTCCCACACCGCTAGGCATGCTTCTGAATTTTGGATGATTGAGCCTGAAATAGCCTTTGCAGATTTAGAGGATAATATGGAATTAGCAGAGGAAATGTTAAAGTATATTATTAATTACGTAATAGAAAATGCACCAGAAGAGATGGAGTTTTTTAATAACTTTGTAGATAAAGGTTTGTTGGATCGTCTAAACAATGTTGTAAATGCAGAATTTGCCAGAGTCACTTATACAGAAGCAATAGAGCTTCTTAAAAAATCTGGACAAACCTTTGAGTATCCTTTAGAGTGGGGCTGTGATTTACAAACAGAGCATGAGAGATATTTAACAGAAAAAATATTTAAAAAACCTGTATTTGTAACGGATTATCCAAAGGATATTAAGGCCTTTTATATGAAGTTAAATGAAGATGGCAAAACGGTTGCAGCTATGGATTTACTAGTACCAGGGGTTGGAGAAATTATTGGTGGAAGCCAAAGGGAAGATAAGCTTGAATTACTAGAACAGAGAATGGATGATATGGGACTTAATAAAGAAGATTACTGGTGGTATTTAGAGCTTAGAAAATATGGCAGTACAAGACATGCTGGATATGGTTTAGGTTTTGAAAGGGCTATTATGTATTTAACAGGGGTATCTAACATTAGAGATGTTATTTCTTTCCCAAGAACCCCTAAATCAGCGGAGTTTTAA
- a CDS encoding DUF362 domain-containing protein produces the protein MKREKVSLIECREYDYKFVKKSIVESFNNLGGIEKYINKGDKVLLKLNLLMKKKPEEAATTHPIFTKALAEVLIEYGAEVIIGDSPGGPFNERMLKGVYRVCGIDEIAMETGAVLNFNTNSMEVANPQGKYLKQLTIVEILKEVDKVISVSKLKTHGFAVFTGAVKNMFGIVPGLIKAEYHLTMPEIEEFSDVLVDICLCGKPTLSFMDGIVGMEGHGPSAGEPREIGAILASPSPYHLDVVAASIINLKPIEVPTIKRSIERNLCTGTLEDIEIIGKDINKFVIEDFIIPKTRTLKLTTDGMPKFLKTFIDNMSRPKPIFSYDICIGCRDCEEACPPKTITMKNNKPVVDLEGCIRCFCCQELCPQKAVEIYRPWLVRKMIKF, from the coding sequence ATGAAAAGAGAAAAGGTATCTTTAATAGAGTGTAGAGAATATGATTATAAATTTGTTAAGAAATCGATTGTAGAAAGCTTTAACAATTTAGGGGGAATAGAAAAATACATAAATAAGGGGGATAAAGTGCTTTTAAAGCTGAATCTTTTAATGAAAAAGAAACCAGAGGAGGCTGCAACAACCCACCCTATATTTACCAAGGCTTTAGCTGAGGTGTTGATAGAATATGGAGCAGAGGTAATAATAGGAGATAGTCCTGGAGGACCCTTTAATGAAAGAATGTTAAAGGGGGTCTATAGAGTGTGTGGAATTGATGAAATCGCCATGGAGACAGGGGCTGTTCTTAACTTTAATACAAATAGCATGGAGGTTGCCAATCCTCAGGGTAAATACCTTAAGCAGTTAACTATAGTGGAAATCCTTAAAGAAGTAGATAAGGTTATTTCTGTTTCTAAATTAAAAACCCATGGATTTGCAGTATTTACTGGAGCTGTAAAAAATATGTTTGGAATAGTCCCAGGGCTTATCAAAGCTGAGTATCATTTAACTATGCCTGAGATAGAAGAGTTCTCTGATGTTCTTGTTGATATTTGCTTATGTGGTAAGCCTACGTTGTCCTTTATGGACGGAATAGTTGGTATGGAGGGCCATGGACCATCTGCTGGAGAACCAAGGGAAATTGGAGCAATTTTGGCATCTCCAAGCCCCTATCATTTAGATGTTGTGGCAGCATCCATTATAAACCTAAAACCCATAGAGGTCCCCACCATTAAACGTTCCATAGAAAGAAATCTATGCACAGGAACCCTTGAGGATATTGAGATAATTGGAAAAGATATAAATAAATTTGTTATAGAGGATTTTATAATACCCAAAACTAGAACACTAAAGCTTACAACCGATGGTATGCCTAAATTTTTAAAAACCTTTATAGATAATATGAGCAGGCCAAAGCCTATATTTAGTTATGATATATGTATTGGTTGTAGAGACTGTGAGGAAGCCTGTCCTCCAAAAACAATAACAATGAAAAATAATAAACCAGTTGTTGATTTAGAAGGATGTATACGATGTTTTTGTTGTCAGGAGTTGTGTCCTCAAAAAGCTGTGGAAATCTATAGGCCTTGGTTGGTAAGAAAAATGATTAAGTTTTAA
- a CDS encoding methyl-accepting chemotaxis protein, translated as MKSIKTKLIIYFSILILLVSIVFSFMSITTAGNAVTEEVEHSLELLAEEGAKLIKTQLRVDMAILETIAQRDEIITMDWEIQQSVLSGELDRQSFNALGVINLDGTGSYSNGIPLDLRGRNYVEAALKGKTTVSNVVIDPVTNGPVVMLTTPIKNSGIVVGALIGRMNVFFLSNLITDMGFGDQGYAYIIDEQGTIISDADINRVINQWNPIIEAEEDEELKSVAENFQKIIEEKNGTSTYIYGGNDLYCGFAPIEETDWTIVITATRDEVLDALPSLQRNIIIVTLMVLIVSIIVCWVVGNSIAKPIILTAKHAEKIANLDITQDISKKLLQRKDEIGSLSRAFQTITDNLRSFINQIADTSQQVASSSQQLTATSQQSAMAADEVARTIEEIAKSANEQAKDTESGVLKTDELNKIIEKDVRHMEQINEAMKQLIILKDQGVEIIKALTDKTHRSHEAAQAIYESTVETNGNAEKIGEASRLIESIAEQTNLLALNAAIEAARAGEAGKGFAVVAEEIRKLAEQSTHSAKEIDDMVRKLQSTSQSTVTTMQEVSSFIKEQVTSVDMTESKFEGISNQVESVTNIVNQSLMAVEEMVIKKDELADVIQNLAAIAEENAAGTEEASASVEEQTASMEEIANSSDSLARLAEEMQDSIGKFKY; from the coding sequence GTGAAGAGTATAAAGACAAAACTTATTATTTATTTTTCAATTCTTATTTTATTGGTGTCTATTGTTTTTAGCTTTATGTCCATAACAACAGCGGGGAACGCTGTAACAGAGGAAGTAGAACATTCCTTGGAGTTACTGGCAGAGGAGGGTGCCAAGTTAATCAAAACTCAGCTCCGTGTAGATATGGCTATATTGGAAACAATTGCCCAAAGGGATGAAATTATCACCATGGATTGGGAAATACAACAAAGTGTATTGAGTGGAGAGCTTGACAGACAATCCTTTAATGCATTGGGGGTTATTAACCTTGACGGGACTGGAAGCTACAGCAATGGCATTCCACTGGACTTAAGAGGTAGAAACTATGTGGAGGCAGCCCTAAAGGGAAAAACAACTGTATCTAATGTTGTTATAGATCCTGTAACAAATGGGCCAGTGGTAATGTTGACTACACCTATAAAGAACAGTGGTATAGTTGTAGGGGCTTTAATAGGCAGAATGAATGTTTTTTTCTTAAGCAATCTAATTACTGATATGGGTTTTGGTGACCAAGGGTATGCCTACATCATCGATGAACAGGGAACTATCATATCTGATGCAGATATCAATAGGGTAATCAACCAATGGAACCCTATAATTGAAGCAGAAGAGGATGAGGAACTCAAGTCAGTAGCAGAAAATTTTCAAAAAATTATTGAAGAAAAAAATGGTACCAGTACTTATATCTATGGAGGTAACGACCTTTATTGTGGATTTGCTCCTATAGAGGAAACAGATTGGACTATAGTCATTACTGCCACCAGGGATGAAGTCTTAGATGCTCTACCATCATTACAAAGGAATATTATCATAGTAACCCTTATGGTTTTAATCGTCAGTATTATTGTCTGTTGGGTGGTGGGTAATTCCATTGCCAAACCAATTATTTTAACTGCTAAGCATGCCGAAAAAATTGCAAATTTAGACATTACCCAGGATATTTCTAAGAAACTCCTCCAAAGAAAAGATGAGATTGGCTCCTTATCCCGGGCATTTCAAACAATTACAGATAACTTAAGGTCATTTATAAATCAAATAGCAGATACTTCTCAACAAGTGGCCTCTTCATCACAACAGCTTACCGCCACCAGTCAACAATCGGCTATGGCGGCAGACGAAGTAGCTAGAACTATTGAAGAGATTGCTAAAAGTGCTAATGAGCAGGCTAAGGATACAGAGAGCGGTGTCTTAAAAACAGATGAGCTAAACAAAATTATAGAAAAAGATGTAAGACATATGGAACAAATCAATGAGGCTATGAAACAATTAATAATTCTAAAGGATCAAGGGGTAGAAATCATCAAAGCATTAACGGATAAAACCCACAGAAGCCATGAAGCGGCCCAGGCTATTTATGAAAGCACCGTAGAAACCAATGGAAATGCCGAAAAAATTGGTGAAGCTAGCAGGCTTATTGAAAGCATTGCCGAACAAACCAATTTATTAGCATTAAACGCAGCCATCGAAGCTGCCAGAGCTGGGGAAGCAGGTAAAGGCTTTGCTGTAGTTGCTGAAGAAATTCGTAAGCTAGCTGAACAATCAACCCATTCAGCAAAGGAAATAGATGATATGGTAAGGAAATTGCAAAGTACTTCCCAAAGCACTGTAACAACTATGCAAGAAGTTTCATCTTTTATTAAGGAACAGGTTACAAGTGTAGACATGACAGAAAGTAAGTTTGAAGGTATTTCCAACCAAGTAGAGTCAGTGACCAATATTGTAAACCAGTCGTTAATGGCTGTAGAGGAAATGGTTATAAAGAAAGATGAACTTGCAGATGTTATACAGAATTTAGCAGCAATTGCTGAAGAAAATGCAGCAGGAACCGAGGAGGCTTCAGCATCGGTAGAAGAACAAACAGCATCTATGGAGGAAATAGCTAACTCAAGTGACTCATTGGCACGATTAGCAGAGGAAATGCAAGATAGCATTGGTAAATTTAAGTACTAA
- a CDS encoding response regulator transcription factor: MSVILIIEDEEPIRELIKLNLDMVGYEILEACDGDEALHYINNHKIDLALLDIMLPKQDGYQLLPQILKKNIPTIMLTAKDGLKDKVKGLDMGADDYITKPFEAVELLARIKSVLRRSEKEKIKVRMDDIEICLEEWKVLKDGKEMDLTYKEFDLLRLLIENKGTAMSRERLLELVWGYEFEGNTRTVDMHIQRLRNKLGTDKIKTIYKVGYRMEG, encoded by the coding sequence GTGAGTGTAATTTTAATTATAGAAGATGAAGAGCCTATTAGGGAGTTAATTAAGTTGAATTTAGATATGGTAGGCTATGAAATATTAGAGGCTTGCGATGGAGATGAGGCTCTTCATTACATAAACAACCATAAAATAGATCTGGCACTTTTGGATATTATGCTTCCAAAGCAGGATGGGTACCAGTTACTTCCCCAAATATTAAAGAAAAACATTCCTACCATTATGCTAACAGCTAAAGATGGATTGAAGGATAAAGTTAAAGGTTTAGATATGGGGGCAGATGATTATATTACAAAGCCATTTGAAGCTGTAGAACTTTTGGCAAGGATTAAATCTGTTTTGAGAAGATCAGAGAAAGAAAAAATAAAAGTAAGGATGGATGATATTGAAATATGTTTAGAGGAATGGAAGGTTTTAAAGGATGGTAAAGAGATGGATCTAACTTATAAAGAGTTTGACTTACTACGCTTATTAATTGAAAATAAAGGAACTGCTATGTCACGGGAAAGATTACTGGAGTTGGTGTGGGGCTATGAATTTGAGGGGAATACTAGAACAGTTGATATGCATATCCAGCGACTTAGAAACAAACTTGGCACGGATAAAATTAAAACCATCTATAAAGTTGGATACCGCATGGAGGGTTAG
- a CDS encoding sensor histidine kinase, which translates to MKFGWKIFFLCMAIYVASLAIIGVVVTENTYNSLLKKEIERSLEEESNLHSTLALYLLNNQRIAAEKIELKNYSKSMVDMIKADRNYLEIFDENLDLLATNAPKAWFLNREELEAALQGQKNFVLRRDEEQLYLFVSNLLEINEEKIVLALVKDITHVDYHRRELRLFFTKIGLLGLVFVALITWGLSSILLKPVRELSLTAQNIASGNYHVRAKVNRRDEVGLLAEQFNIMADKIEQKISQLKAEGQRQQRFIDNLTHELRTPLTSIIGYAEFLLKAQYNSDIFKKGLSYIYSEGNRILKLSKTLMDMIFVREKSLQLQEESIIPLLLEVENIMRVKAEKEGIILTVEGKDTFVLIDRELFKVVVTNLVDNAINASKVGQKVTIGVEETPEDLWVFVMDEGKGMEKSEIDRVTEPFYRIDKSRSRKEGGIGLGLAICYQITEQHDVNMEIESEVGEGTKIKIIFPQKFYKNFTSQMQI; encoded by the coding sequence ATGAAATTTGGTTGGAAAATTTTTTTTCTTTGTATGGCAATTTATGTTGCTTCCCTAGCCATTATAGGGGTAGTGGTTACTGAAAACACATATAACAGCTTATTAAAAAAGGAAATAGAACGGAGTTTAGAGGAAGAGAGCAATCTTCATTCAACTTTGGCACTGTATTTACTAAATAATCAGCGGATTGCTGCAGAAAAAATAGAACTGAAAAATTATAGTAAAAGTATGGTTGACATGATTAAGGCTGATAGAAATTATTTAGAGATATTTGATGAAAACCTAGATCTTTTAGCTACAAATGCTCCAAAAGCTTGGTTTTTGAATAGGGAAGAATTAGAAGCAGCTTTACAAGGACAGAAAAACTTTGTTCTGAGGAGAGATGAGGAACAACTCTATTTATTTGTCTCGAACCTATTAGAGATTAATGAAGAGAAAATTGTTTTAGCCCTCGTAAAAGATATCACCCATGTGGACTATCATCGTAGAGAGTTACGGCTATTTTTTACGAAGATTGGACTATTGGGCTTAGTTTTTGTTGCACTGATTACCTGGGGCTTAAGCTCAATACTTTTAAAACCCGTTAGAGAATTAAGTTTAACTGCCCAAAATATTGCATCGGGAAATTATCATGTTCGAGCTAAAGTTAATAGAAGGGATGAAGTAGGACTGTTGGCAGAGCAATTTAACATCATGGCTGATAAAATCGAACAAAAAATCAGTCAATTAAAAGCAGAAGGACAGCGGCAACAACGTTTTATTGATAATCTTACCCATGAACTTAGAACACCCCTTACATCAATTATAGGCTATGCAGAGTTTTTGTTAAAGGCACAATATAATTCTGATATATTTAAAAAGGGATTAAGTTATATCTACTCCGAAGGAAATCGTATATTGAAATTATCAAAAACGTTAATGGACATGATTTTTGTTCGGGAAAAGTCGTTACAGCTCCAAGAGGAGTCCATAATTCCTCTACTGCTAGAGGTGGAAAATATTATGAGAGTAAAGGCAGAAAAAGAAGGAATCATCTTAACAGTAGAGGGTAAAGATACTTTTGTATTAATAGATAGAGAATTATTTAAAGTTGTTGTTACAAATTTAGTAGATAATGCTATAAATGCTAGCAAGGTGGGACAAAAGGTTACTATAGGAGTTGAGGAAACACCAGAGGATTTATGGGTTTTTGTGATGGACGAAGGAAAGGGTATGGAAAAATCTGAAATAGATAGGGTGACAGAGCCTTTTTATAGAATTGATAAATCTCGGTCTAGAAAAGAAGGGGGTATTGGTTTAGGATTAGCTATTTGCTATCAAATTACAGAGCAACATGATGTTAATATGGAGATAGAAAGTGAGGTTGGAGAAGGAACAAAAATAAAAATTATTTTCCCTCAAAAATTTTACAAAAACTTTACAAGTCAGATGCAAATTTGA
- the hutG gene encoding formimidoylglutamase, with protein sequence MFGTNYKPIDSTVWKGRIDSHTNFDAFRWHQWIKPIDLRSDDLTSFKGKLGIALVGFCCDEGVNRNKGRTGAVNGPKSIRKELANLPCSFTEEVEIFDAGNIFNENSTLEESQKLLGDVVEKILSLNLFPIILGGGHEIAFGHYNGILNYLKGEVSKPNIGIINFDAHFDLRPYPNGGTSGTMFRQIADMCKEQELNYSYLCMGIQKHSNTVELFKTADRLGVNYILAKDIIYSDIWSVLERVHDFINHQDNIYITICSDVFSSAFAPGVSSLQPLGLDPEQALKIIKYILKSKKVISFDIAEVSPRFDKDNTTANLAAIIIYSVVNTLAQIHDLSL encoded by the coding sequence ATGTTTGGCACAAACTATAAGCCGATAGATTCAACAGTCTGGAAGGGAAGAATTGATAGTCATACGAATTTTGATGCATTTAGATGGCATCAGTGGATTAAACCCATTGATTTACGAAGTGATGATTTAACATCTTTTAAAGGAAAGCTGGGAATTGCCCTTGTTGGATTTTGCTGTGATGAAGGTGTTAATCGTAATAAGGGAAGAACTGGGGCCGTCAATGGACCTAAAAGTATTAGAAAAGAACTTGCTAATCTGCCCTGTAGCTTTACCGAAGAGGTTGAAATTTTTGATGCAGGAAACATATTTAATGAAAATAGCACTTTAGAAGAAAGTCAAAAGCTTCTTGGGGATGTAGTAGAAAAAATCTTGAGTTTAAATCTTTTTCCCATCATCCTAGGGGGTGGCCATGAAATAGCATTTGGACATTATAATGGTATATTAAACTATTTAAAGGGGGAAGTCAGCAAACCTAATATAGGCATCATAAACTTTGATGCCCACTTTGACCTTAGACCTTATCCAAATGGTGGTACTTCTGGAACAATGTTTAGACAAATTGCCGACATGTGTAAAGAGCAAGAACTAAACTACTCATATCTTTGTATGGGGATTCAAAAACATAGTAACACTGTTGAGTTGTTTAAAACTGCAGATAGACTTGGTGTTAATTATATTTTAGCTAAGGATATTATATATAGTGATATTTGGAGTGTACTAGAAAGAGTACACGATTTTATAAATCACCAGGATAATATTTATATAACCATATGTTCAGATGTGTTTTCCTCTGCTTTTGCACCTGGGGTCAGCTCATTGCAGCCCTTAGGATTAGATCCAGAGCAGGCATTAAAAATTATTAAATATATCTTAAAGTCTAAAAAAGTAATTAGTTTTGATATAGCTGAAGTTTCTCCTAGGTTTGATAAAGATAATACTACGGCCAATTTAGCAGCAATTATTATTTATTCTGTAGTCAATACTTTAGCTCAAATCCATGATTTGTCTTTATAA
- a CDS encoding response regulator transcription factor, with protein sequence MYNILVVDDEKEITDGIEVYLKNQNYNVFKAYDGVEALEIFNKEEIHLVLIDIMMPKLDGTKTTIKIRENSNVPIIFLSAKSEDMDKILGLNIGADDYITKPFNPMELLARVNSNLRRYTNYLNNNAESKEDIIKIGGVELKDESKELLVDGESVKITPLEYRILYLLMSNPNRVFSIEEIYEKVWKEPAHNADTVTVHIRRIREKIEINPKEPKYLKVVWGVGYKFEQPRR encoded by the coding sequence ATGTATAATATACTTGTTGTTGATGATGAAAAAGAAATAACAGACGGAATAGAGGTTTATTTAAAAAATCAGAACTATAATGTTTTTAAAGCCTACGACGGAGTAGAGGCTTTAGAAATATTTAATAAAGAAGAAATACATCTAGTACTTATAGATATTATGATGCCAAAACTAGATGGTACAAAAACTACAATAAAGATAAGAGAAAATAGTAATGTTCCTATTATTTTTTTATCTGCAAAATCAGAGGATATGGACAAAATACTAGGTCTTAATATTGGTGCCGATGACTATATTACGAAACCATTTAATCCTATGGAGCTACTTGCAAGAGTTAATTCTAACCTAAGAAGATACACTAATTATTTAAACAATAATGCAGAGTCGAAAGAAGACATAATAAAAATAGGAGGAGTAGAGCTTAAAGATGAGAGCAAAGAGCTATTAGTAGACGGAGAGTCAGTTAAAATTACGCCTCTAGAGTATAGAATTCTCTATTTATTAATGAGCAATCCGAATAGGGTGTTTTCAATTGAAGAAATATACGAAAAGGTATGGAAGGAACCGGCTCATAATGCGGACACAGTGACGGTTCATATTAGAAGAATCAGAGAAAAAATAGAAATTAATCCGAAGGAACCAAAATATTTGAAGGTGGTGTGGGGTGTTGGCTATAAATTCGAACAACCAAGACGATAA
- a CDS encoding sensor histidine kinase, translated as MKNYIESSDFIYNLTRLTRSLQQAINESSDWYEERYVDVKSVKYNVKTGEEKSLSNMADISEDQIKKEIKDSLFYMKATFDENGNPEIETSLGNKFDKGNFINNLTYSNNERLKEYSNLEVVYIIPQDFEAYDDIFTASMKDDITFPDYAMLILIIGSLSILILIIAAFAIPYSKQNEIGICRGFNKMFLELKFFVWIGFIGLCAIVAGIIGNSYTYYGNEIGRFIYDAGPEFYLVGIILTTILYLLIYLSTVYLKYIYHNGLKNGLIDNSLFGKIFLICVRKIRDTIKRLIQIDLREDNYRKLIAISGINLLAILILGSGGFLGFILAAGYSLFIFKYLLKIFDKAKELNDASSQVAEGNFDINIDEDMGILSPMAKNLNNINKGFSLAVDREIKSQRMKAELISNVSHDLKTPLTSIITYVDLLKNEDLDLKTKKEYIEILDKKSQRLKVLIEDLFEASKASSGNVDLNLENIDIVALFKQTMGELEEKINDSTLQFKINAPENKVLCSLDGRRTYRVFENIMTNILKYAMENSRVYIDITENPHEVSFIFKNISAYEMNFEASEIMERFTRGDESRSTEGSGLGLSIAKSLIELQNGRLEISIDGDLFKLIVTFPKTNKE; from the coding sequence GTGAAGAATTATATAGAAAGCAGTGACTTTATATACAATTTAACACGTTTAACAAGGAGCTTACAGCAAGCTATAAATGAAAGTAGTGATTGGTACGAAGAGAGATATGTAGATGTTAAAAGTGTTAAATACAATGTTAAAACAGGAGAGGAAAAATCCTTAAGCAATATGGCTGATATTTCAGAGGATCAGATAAAAAAAGAAATAAAAGATAGCTTGTTTTATATGAAGGCTACATTTGATGAAAATGGAAACCCAGAAATAGAAACATCTCTAGGAAATAAATTCGACAAAGGTAATTTTATAAACAACCTAACATATTCAAACAATGAGCGTCTAAAGGAGTATTCTAACTTAGAAGTAGTATACATTATTCCACAAGATTTTGAAGCATATGATGATATTTTTACAGCTAGTATGAAGGATGACATTACATTTCCAGATTATGCAATGCTTATTTTAATAATAGGATCATTAAGTATTTTAATTTTAATAATAGCTGCATTTGCAATTCCATATTCTAAGCAGAATGAAATAGGCATTTGTAGAGGATTTAATAAGATGTTTTTAGAGCTAAAGTTTTTTGTTTGGATTGGATTTATAGGATTATGTGCTATTGTAGCAGGCATAATAGGTAATAGTTATACTTACTACGGAAATGAGATTGGAAGATTTATATATGATGCAGGTCCTGAGTTCTATCTAGTTGGAATTATACTAACTACGATACTATATCTGCTTATTTATTTAAGCACAGTATATTTAAAATATATTTACCATAATGGCCTTAAAAATGGTTTAATTGATAACAGCCTATTTGGAAAAATATTTTTAATTTGCGTAAGAAAAATAAGGGATACGATTAAGAGATTAATACAGATAGATTTAAGAGAAGATAATTATAGAAAACTAATAGCTATATCTGGTATAAATCTATTGGCAATATTAATTTTAGGCTCAGGTGGATTTTTAGGATTTATTTTAGCAGCAGGATATAGCTTATTTATATTTAAATATCTTTTAAAAATATTTGATAAGGCTAAAGAACTAAACGACGCAAGTAGTCAGGTAGCTGAGGGTAATTTTGATATTAATATTGACGAAGATATGGGAATATTGAGTCCTATGGCTAAAAACTTAAATAATATTAATAAGGGATTTAGCCTAGCTGTAGATAGAGAAATAAAAAGTCAGAGAATGAAAGCTGAACTTATTTCAAATGTATCCCATGACCTAAAGACGCCACTTACATCTATTATTACCTATGTAGACTTGTTAAAGAATGAAGATTTGGACTTAAAAACTAAAAAAGAGTATATAGAAATACTTGATAAAAAGTCACAAAGACTAAAGGTTTTAATAGAAGATTTATTTGAAGCCAGCAAGGCTTCTAGTGGAAATGTAGATCTTAATTTAGAAAATATAGATATAGTTGCTCTATTTAAGCAAACAATGGGAGAATTAGAAGAAAAGATTAATGATAGTACACTTCAATTTAAAATAAATGCACCAGAAAACAAGGTATTGTGTAGTCTAGATGGTAGAAGAACCTATAGAGTATTTGAAAACATTATGACCAACATATTAAAATATGCTATGGAAAATTCAAGAGTATATATAGATATTACAGAAAACCCCCATGAAGTAAGCTTTATATTTAAAAACATTTCAGCTTACGAGATGAACTTTGAAGCTTCTGAAATAATGGAACGATTTACAAGAGGGGATGAATCTAGAAGCACTGAAGGGTCAGGTCTTGGACTTTCAATAGCTAAAAGCCTAATAGAGCTTCAAAATGGTAGGTTAGAAATAAGCATAGATGGCGATTTGTTTAAATTAATCGTCACATTTCCAAAAACAAATAAGGAATAG
- a CDS encoding 4Fe-4S binding protein, with the protein MKYLAKDDSLCIKCHQCEEVCAKAYFKTDDVEKSCIRISEETEPVINVCNQCGVCIDICPVEVITKDSKGVVRIKKKDCVGCFMCVGFCPEEAMGQHDDYIEPFKCIACGLCVKQCPTGAIFIAEKEEKAEDQVAATID; encoded by the coding sequence ATGAAATATCTAGCAAAGGATGACAGTCTATGCATTAAGTGTCATCAATGTGAAGAAGTCTGTGCTAAGGCATACTTTAAAACAGATGATGTGGAGAAGTCCTGTATCCGTATTAGTGAAGAGACTGAGCCAGTAATTAATGTGTGTAATCAATGTGGGGTTTGCATTGATATTTGTCCAGTCGAAGTAATCACTAAGGATAGTAAGGGTGTAGTAAGAATTAAGAAAAAAGACTGTGTGGGCTGTTTTATGTGTGTAGGTTTTTGTCCCGAAGAGGCTATGGGACAGCATGATGATTACATAGAGCCTTTTAAATGTATAGCCTGTGGACTATGCGTAAAACAATGTCCTACAGGAGCTATCTTCATAGCGGAAAAAGAAGAAAAAGCTGAAGACCAAGTAGCCGCAACAATTGACTAA